Proteins from a single region of Butyrivibrio fibrisolvens:
- a CDS encoding nitroreductase family protein yields MEFREVVENRYSCKKYGPKKVDKKTLEAILEAGRVAPTAKNLQEQHIYVVESEENLAKIDNATPCRYGAPTVLVVAFDKNNVFTYPGEKRDSGIEDASIVATHLMLAAYNEGVDSCWLNFFDPDKLAKDLGLPENEEILMLLDLGYAAEDAGPLPNHGSRKPLSETVSYI; encoded by the coding sequence ATGGAATTTAGAGAAGTAGTAGAAAATCGTTATTCATGCAAAAAGTATGGACCTAAAAAGGTAGATAAAAAGACACTTGAAGCAATCCTTGAAGCAGGAAGAGTCGCTCCTACAGCTAAGAACCTCCAGGAGCAGCATATATATGTAGTTGAGTCAGAAGAAAATCTTGCTAAGATCGACAATGCAACTCCTTGCAGATACGGAGCGCCTACCGTGCTTGTAGTTGCTTTTGATAAGAACAATGTATTTACATATCCGGGAGAAAAAAGAGATTCCGGAATCGAAGATGCATCTATAGTTGCTACACACCTTATGCTCGCAGCATACAATGAGGGAGTTGACAGCTGCTGGCTTAACTTCTTCGATCCTGACAAGCTGGCAAAGGATCTCGGCCTTCCTGAAAATGAAGAAATCCTTATGCTTTTAGATCTTGGCTATGCAGCAGAAGATGCAGGTCCTCTCCCTAACCACGGCAGCAGGAAACCTTTGTCAGAGACAGTTAGTTATATTTGA
- a CDS encoding TIGR00266 family protein — MQYQILSQPFTVLTLSMNAGEAIKCQSGAMAWMTRGIRMETKTGGIGGIFKKALVGESIALNHYIAEQPGELTLAKHSPGDILAFDISKSPIIAQKTSFLASTENVNMDIFLQHKVGAGFFGGEGFLMQKYTGAGFAFLEIDGAVQERTLAPGQQLVIDSGYVAAMEATCTMEIETVKGLANVFLGGEGLFNTVVTGPGKVWLQTMPINSLAMNLYQYMPHPSK; from the coding sequence ATGCAATATCAGATATTAAGTCAGCCATTTACAGTTCTAACACTTTCCATGAATGCCGGTGAAGCTATCAAATGTCAGAGCGGTGCTATGGCATGGATGACTCGTGGTATCAGAATGGAAACCAAGACAGGTGGTATTGGTGGTATCTTCAAAAAGGCTCTTGTAGGTGAGTCTATTGCTCTTAACCACTATATTGCTGAGCAGCCCGGTGAACTTACACTTGCTAAGCACAGCCCTGGCGACATTCTTGCTTTTGATATAAGCAAATCTCCAATCATTGCCCAGAAGACATCATTCCTTGCATCTACAGAGAATGTAAATATGGATATCTTCCTTCAGCACAAAGTCGGTGCAGGATTCTTTGGTGGTGAAGGATTCCTTATGCAGAAATATACAGGCGCAGGCTTCGCGTTCCTTGAGATCGACGGTGCAGTTCAGGAAAGAACACTTGCTCCCGGACAGCAGCTGGTTATAGATAGCGGATATGTTGCAGCTATGGAAGCAACCTGCACCATGGAGATCGAGACAGTTAAAGGTCTTGCGAATGTTTTCCTTGGTGGCGAAGGCTTGTTCAACACAGTAGTAACCGGCCCCGGTAAGGTATGGCTCCAGACAATGCCAATCAATTCACTTGCGATGAACCTGTATCAGTACATGCCTCATCCAAGTAAATAA